From Manihot esculenta cultivar AM560-2 chromosome 18, M.esculenta_v8, whole genome shotgun sequence:
AGCTCTTCAATCCTCGCCGTGCTTTGAGCACTAGCCATAATCAACACAGAATAAATTGTTGATTAGGGATGAATTTCAGCCCTTCAATTTTTGCATATGATGTTGCTTCTAAACACAATATTTAATTACACAGAATATGCACAAGACACCACCGCAATATTATATGCAAAAATCACATGAATGGAGCTAAATGTCAATAGACAACCATGAATGAAGCCAATAATAGCCATGTTACGATCTCTTAGCAATGCAAAAATCAAAAGAAGCAAGAGATAACACATCAAACCTGATAGAGCTATATAACTGATTTAGCATATCTTCCTTGGCTTTCTCAACTTGGCAGAGAACAACTGCCTGCAGTATCAAGTGTGTTAACAGAGGTTTCCATCCGAGCCGACTACAGCAGCAAAAAAGACAAATTAAGAAGCAAACTTACTTTGGGAACATTAGCTGCCAAGCTATTCAAGACTGCTTCAACATAACCACGCACTTCCTGAGACATCCACCGAAGCTCCTCTTCAGGGTCTGCTGGCCTTCGAGCCATCGTATCCTGCACAAACCACAAACCATTTTTTTTACGTTTTTCTTGAGTACTGAGAAAAAGTAATCATAAATGTTCTAAATTTAGTGGCTATCCCCTCAGAAGATAAACATTAGCAGGTATAAAGAACTGCCAGCAACCGTTGCCATTTACAGGATTGTCAAATAATGGAGAAGCAAGCAAGTAGAACAAACCCCAAAGTAGAGCAAGTCATTATTGTTAGCACCATGAAACTGAATCCAAGGAATAGTGTTGGCCAAACAaccaaaaaaaggaaaatctaagaaaataaaatggagCAGCTAAGGAGTCAGTAACATATCACATACTAGAGAACCATCAGAAAGACTCTGCCGCAATGTAGAAGTAGAACCACCTTCAGGAGAGGCATTTCTAATTTGTCCTTTGGAAGATTGCGCAATTTTTGATATCTTGTTTATCCATTCAACCTTATCAGCCATAGTTTCAGCCTTTAAAACAACAGCACTGTGGGCTGCAATAACAAAGGAGGTTAAGTAAAAACAGTCAGCATTTTAAAAGAACATCCAAGGAAAATTCCACCAAAGTGGAGTTTGATGACCAAGGAAAAGTCTAATACCTTTCAAAACAGTTTTATAGGGGACCTTGCTAGTTATTTTAAAAACAAGGCTGGGTGCTGTAGAAGCAGGTCCATTGGCCTTTTTATCCTTTGAACTCTTCGCGGGAGGTTCTCCATCGTCTGGCACCTCTTCAATATTGCATTCCTGTCCATTGgatgaaaaaattaatgatcTGCAATGCCATAtcaaatgattttaaaaattctaccaGCCTGCTGCATGATGTATATGAAGGTGCCATTATAGGAGGGACACAACACCTTCAGTCACTGTTATAATACATGATGATCAGGATACATGGCGCCTCCTGAGCAGTCCCAtggatttttaaataaaaaattaaaacaaattggAACCGACAAGTTATAGTCTTGATTCAGGAGCAGTTGTAACCAGCCCCTATTGCATGGTTCCAAGTTGATTTATGAACCAGAAACGTTGACCCAGTCCATTCCTGGGTTTGACTCGATTCGATTCACCTTTTAAACCTACTTGTGTTAGTGTCTAGATATAGTCATACCATCTCAACTATGCCAACATAATTGACTCTGACATGGTTATAACAGCTTCAAATTTTAATATGCTTTTGGATGGAGTGGGTAATTTCATAAAGATTGTAATTGAAGAAAGGACATAATAGGTTCAAGCATTGTACGAACCTGGAGCGCCTTGCCTAACTCAACCAGAAAAACAAGGAAACCAGACCTATGGCCGATCCAGGTTTTACCCCTAAAAACCTGGATTTAGTCAAACCTGGTAGTCCCAGTGGAGATTACATGGTTCAAGTAGGTttcaatcctttttttttttttttttttaaaagtcatTTTTTGTACATGACAACATTGATTAGTGACACCAGCCAgaagaaattataaaatgataaaatctgtttttaattttttgatattcAAAACGCAACAGTAATGTAGATTTCCCTAAATGACAAGTCTAAACTAttgttatgaataatataattttattattgatgtttTACATACTCGATGGTCAAGAATGATAgtccattaaaaattaaataaaattaattgaaatccAAAAGTAACCGagacaaattaattaaatatttaaataacatatttCTAATGCATAAGTTAATATACtcgaaattaatttataaaggtTACATTTATTAACAAAATCTAATTTGATGTTGGTATATTGATattgatttataaaaaaaatcattaattacataatataaatttaacattCATTGATTATATAAaagattattaattatatatataaacttaagATTTGCAAAATAGTATTCAGATTTCAGAATGACAGTGTACATATATTCAATCATGGTATAACCTTAATCCTTTAACCCTCTAACTCTACCGGTTCCTAGACCAGGTTGGCTTTAAAAACCATGGTTTCAAGGCTAAACATGAGCCAAATTGTTCATGACATACTTATatagataaaattttctttgaatTCATTCCTTAAGGCTAATGAATTAAGCTCAAGCTTACTGTAAAATTATAGGCTAGGATTAAGGAATTGCATTATGCATTTTAGCCTAGAATTATGATTATTAAGGATAGAGTCATGCACCTTAAGAGTAATTGTAGATACTGATAGTAATATTTCCACATTTTCCTCTACAAAATCCCAACAACTTGAGGGAATGAATAATCAAGCAATCTATTGCAATTCTCTTCCCTTCTCTAAGTTAATACTTACTCTAAAGGCTCGTCAAATAAATAACGCACATTTGAGCTAGGTTGGTCAAAACAAAATCATATAGAATATATTTTACAAGCTTCATATGTCAATTCAAGTGATTTATTTACAACATAACTCTACAGATAAACACTCAGCTTGACTTTGACTCGTTTAACAAACAAATTAAGAATAAAGTCACACTAGACCTAGCTTGACCCATTTAATAAATGAGTTTGACGCTAAGCTTCCAAAAGTTTCCCCCACAAATAAGCTAAGAGTTTGCTAAAACTCGATTCATATGCATCCTCACGTACAGTGTGCTAAAACTCAATCGTTATGCATCCTACCCCTACCCTCAACGCTAGATAACCCATACTTCTAGAAAACTCCTACTTTATATAACAATACTTCAATTTTGATAACAgaacaaaatttaatttaggAAGTGGGGGGATGTCTTCCCTCTAGTTTAGGCATACAACTTCTTACCTGCAGAACTTCTTACGCATCCAATAAAGTTTGCCAAGcttataaatataaacatattgGGATATTCCTGAATGTTCAACTGCATAATTGAGcgaaatcacaaaaaaaaatagaagttgTGTTCCCATACCTCCAATGTGATGACACCACGAAAAATTCTCTCCTCTTGCTTTTTTGTGTAACCAAGCtgtaaaaaaagaaatgattaaGATTGAACCCAGGGACCACATATTAAGGAATTCATTAAAAGTAAGGTTGAAATCAAACAATCATGTACATGCTAAGATTAATTGCATTTGCCTACTGGGTTTTCAAATCCTACACTGCTTTTATTCGATGTAGATATGCATAAAAGGGTGAAAAAAAAGGCTTGCTTCCAAAACTTTCTAATGTGGTAAAGACAAAAGAATAAAAAtccaaaggaaagaaagaatcaGTATTCTGCAACtccaatataatttttaatcatcTAAAAGAATCCCAACGTTAAAGGAGTACAGAATACTTATATAAGTATCATAAAATAAATGTTTCACGGCAAAACAATAAAATTTGATTGTTTTTGAAATTTCCCAAGTCCTTGAAAATCTTGTCCTGATTTCAAAACTTCAGTTGCAATTTTGTCCAACCAGTGaaacttaaataaaattgatCTTTTATCAACAATTTAAATTAGTCAAAATAGATGCAAGTCATTCCACATGCTATGATGAAATTTTTATCCATTAACATTtagaatgaatttttttttctagtctTTATCAATAGGATAAAATTgcaaaaattaatagtttagaATACAATTGCAAAAACACGCGAaagttttaaattcttttagccATTAGGCACCAAAATCTAAGCTTAATCTTCCTGACCACCTCTAAAGAAAATGAAACTATATACCGGTTtacaaacattaaaaaaagcAGATATTCACATTAAACATGATATAAGTAAAGTAACAAAGGTGGAAGTAGAGCAATGTGTTATAAACCTTCCCAGTCTTCTCATTCAAAACAAACCATCGCTTGCTCCATCCATCATTTTTTGCACTTTTCTTTGACAAAAAGCCTGCAGATGATAGGATGTTAGGAACTATcacatagagagagagagagaaaatggAAGAAGAATCAGAAACTTTTACATCAGGAATTTTTCATACACACAAAGGACAGCACATGCAAATTGGTCAAAGGCATCTCCTAATTTTGGTAACATACTCCAAATTCAGTAAAATTCATTGTGTTGTCCACTCAGAAGCTTTTCCACATGGACAAAATCATGAAAATTTCCTTTCCAAAATACCCAAATTGGTAATAATATTCAGTCTGCTAACTTTGTTAAGTGCTGTTGGAAAATCAATTCCTTGATATGTCATCCAAAAGAATAGCAGCAAGCCAACTTTTAAGCCCTTGAGAGTTTTGATGGCTGAAAAGGAACCTTAGATTAAAAATCTCACATGTACTTGTGCAAAAAAGTTTATCCCGACTTATAGCCTGCTCATGCATTCAGTAATTCTGTAACATCAAAACTAATTGCAAAGTGAAGGGGAAATTAAGTTCCTGAAAGGAAAGGTGATAGTACTCCATATTGGAACTAATGTTACAAATAATTCACTGAATGATTCCCTATTTGTCAATTTCAAAGATACAGCAAACAAGTGAAGCAGTTTCATATCTCCTGGACCTAGAAGGTCTGGAAACTCTCAAAAGGCAAGAGAAATGGCATCTAATTACAAAAGCCATCAACACTAGAACAgcaaaatttattgaattataaCACAAGCACAGGACAGCTGTAAAATGTTTGAAAGAGACTACAAGTGACCAGTCAAACCTGCACTCACAGGGCTTAGCTTGGTAGTAAGTGCATCTGAGTAAATCTATGAGGTCTCAGGTTCTACTCTTCCAATCCCTAATTcccagttcaaaaaaaaaaaaaaaaaaaaacggagTGACCAGTCAAACCTGCAGTTATTTCTCCTTCAGGACCTGCAGTCTTTAAGCCAGAGGCCTCCTGCACTTCTTTTTCTGACTGATTGGATTTCTCTTTCATTGATTTCAAATTTCCCCCTGTTTGAGGACTAGTTGCCTGAAAAAgaatttgtaaaataaaaattagagcaGTAAACAGAATAGAAATAACACATATCAGCAATTATGTATTCTTTTTTTGAAACTATTCTTCATATACATTAGAAGATAAACATCCTACCCTATTTAGTATTGCTTGCTCAGCTTCATGACCTTTTTTAGAAGATCTGTTTTTAAGCTCCTCCTCTCGTCGCTGTCTTTCCATCCTGAGTAGATCAAATTGAACAGATATGAAGTAACTGTAAATATTCAGAAATACCAAGGTAGAAAACATTTACCAACACACCAGAGATCCACGTAGAGAGACAACACTAAAACACTCCACTCTGGTACACAAATATATGTAGAGAGAGAACACCATGACAATTTTTGAAGTCTAAAAAGAAGCATACGACGACATTAACTTTTTCCAGCATTTTCCTTAGTGTCAAAAATAGCATGACACTCCAGTCTGGTACACAAATATATGTAGAGAGAGAAAACATGACAATTTTTGAAGTCTAAAAAGAAGCATATGACAACATTACATGCATGACACATTCTTTTGCTTCCTTGTATCAGTAATTCCACCAGATTGAGCATTTATAGGATGATTAGTGAATCAATAATATACTAGAAAACATGTCTAAATACCTCCTTTGCACCAAACGGATGAAATGCTGGGGAGGCACAAATGCCCGCTCCATATCCACTAGTGCAACAACCATCTTTTTTGCTTCATTCTTGAATCCCTCCAGAGCAGTAGTAGCAATAGCTACGACCTTTAAAAGATAGAATGTGATAACATATTAAcatcacaaaaataaaaatgagcAAGTTAACCTATGGAAAATACTTGCAAATTGCTTTACAGCTGCATCATTGCAAAAGCTTGAAAATGATTAAcacgataaataaaaaaatgaggTCATTAAATTATGCAAATACTTTCACAAGGCTACAATGAGAGAAAAAATCAAGTTATCATGCTAATACCTCTCTCTTGAAAGGAGGGTATCTTCCTAAGCTCGGTGTAGCATTTGCAGAAGCAGAAACTATTTCTACCAGGACTCGGTGTACCTGTTTACAGCAAGGCATGAACTCCTTTAATAGCATATAACTGAGTAGGGTTGCAAAAGTGATTAGACTTCAAAGAGGTGGAAACATTTATACTTAGTCTCTCTCTTGCCTGCGTGTGTGTGTGTGGGTGTGCAAGTGCGCATGTGTGTGTATGTGTGCACGTGCGTGCATGCATGTGTGCGTGCATGCATGTGTGCATGTCTGTGTATGATGAAGAAATCAATCTTACGTCCAGTTTAGGTTAGATCCAATAAAATGAAATGATGAAAgactttttgttaaaaaaatatcatcaatAACATGGTAATACTTTACAAGCAAAAAGATCCAGTGAAAATAAAAAGCACATTATTTCACTGCCCAATCCAATCTTTCAGCAGCACTGCATGCCATTGACCCATGACAGTAAAGGACTAGTAAAGAGATCAGAATTTTAAACCcaacaaaaaaatttttaattttaaaatggaaGAATTGGGGAGAAGTACCTCATCAACACAAAGACGTGATGGCTCTTTTGCAAGCTCGAGAACTCCTTTTATTAAAGACCTCAAACCCTTTTCCGGAGATATGAGATATGGTTGATAACCATCGGCTTCTAATACAATCTAATAGAACACGCATAGAATAATAAGTTACAAAACATAATTCCTGAAAGCAATACAAGATAATCCCCAAGAAGAGAACTGGTAAAGGCAGCAAGCATAGTTACCCTCTTGACATTATTGATATCAAAATGCCTGTCCAAAGGAAGCTGCTTGATCCTATTCGGGAAATTTCCCTCAAAACTGGCAACAACTTTCCAACCAGCACCCTGCAGTACAGTGCCGTGCAGCTTAAGCATTTTGTTACCAAACTTCAACAAGACCTCAGCAGAACTTGTGCTCGTCAGAGGAAATTAATTAAGTACACTACTTAGCAGTTGGAACTACTCCAAGAACAGAACAATAATGAATAATAACAACAATATAAGCAAGACACTACACAAAAATGAGCACACTGCCAGATAGTGTATCCACAAGGAAACCGCCTCAACCAAAAACAAGAGCAAGATACTAGAGCTATTTCTGGGAGCACCTGCTTTATAAATAAATAGGGAAAAGCGAAGTTCGTGGGGGTGGGGGAGAAGCAAATGATAGGCAATAGCATTAAGGTAAAGTGTGAAATATCCTAATAGGAATCACATCTTTTACAAGAACAGTAATAAGCTTCCTGAACTCGAGTACTAACAGCTTAAGCCACAATACAGGCTAGAACTAGGTTTGCATCGAATTCTGCACAGCAGGAAGCAATGGTTGCAGCTGAGTTCACACTTCTACAAATTTTTTTGCATTCTATTTATTTTGGGCAGTATCGTTTTACAAGTGTGAAAAGAATGACAGGAATTTGGAAAAACAGTAGATTTAATAACAAATAACAAAAGGTAGTGTACTTTGAATACACAAAAACCAGAGCATGCGTTAGAAATGAACACTCACCTCGCCAGTCGTAATGTGCAGGAGAAATTTATCCTCAAATTCACGGCAAAGCTCCAATGCAATAGCTCTTGTGCCCTCAGCACTTTCAACCATCTGCTCCCCAAGCCTCACTAATTCATCCTGAACTATTTGAGACTTCCCTTGTAACCTGCATAGATGCAAAAGTTTCAGGAAAGCTAAGCCACTAATCATATCTAAATAAACGAAGAAGTTAAGGAtcagaactctctctctctctctctctctctctctctctctctatatatatatatatatatgtaaaataagATAGATAGAAGGTGAGAGAATCTTAGAATGGACAAATAAGTAAAAGCTGAATTTACAGTATGGACAAAGGACAATTACCAAAAATGAACTCACAGTCAGAAGAGGAGGAATTTTAAGGGGAAATacggcatcaattctattttctgttttatttattttaattttttgtccaGTTTTTTGGAAAGTTGAATCCAAGAAAAACACTTTCATTGTTTCCCTATGTTGCAACAACCTGTTTTCTATTTTCAAACATAAACAAGtaaacatattttatttatacaagGATCTTTGACAAATGCGCGACGAAAAGccaaaataaaaaaacagaCTGAATATGAAACAAGCCCTATATCAACCAAAAGTATAAGTTAAATTTACAGAACAAACAAAATATGACtgcttaatattttatattactaAATTGACCTATATAACCTCTAACCTATTTGAAACTCTACTCATGCATGAATCCTAGAAAAATAAACTACTAATGTAACCCTTTATCTGTTATGGTTGAATTACatgccttttcttttttcttaaagCTTAGTTTTTTCTGTTGCAGTTTCAAATGTTCTCATTTTGCAACATAAAAAAGCATTAGTCATCGTCTTGGTTGCCAGTTCTTCATACCTCAAAGTAATCCATTAAGGCCTATGAAGCTAATTCTATGCAGCAGCCACATATGCTAATTAATCATATGgcgtctttctttctttctttttttggcaGGTATTTGGAACTAACATTACCATGCACTGCTTTGTTTTTCTTTGGTCTAAACCAAAAGGATCAAACTTTTGAGACTGCAAAGTGCAAGTTTGGCCATTTCCCCTAATACCCAAAGGTGTTTTGTTATCATTGGTGTTTTCTGTTTCaaggaaaaaacaaaaaatatatatatatattcagcaAGACAAGTTGTGTTTATTTTCTGACCACTTTGCAACATTTCTCAAAAAACAAAGAACAATAAAGAGTAAACTACAAATCCGCAGTTTTCATATTATTGCTGCTATTTTCGAAATATGAACATCATCTACTCTATACTCCTTTCTCTCTCACTCACCAATCTCCACCCTCTCTTTTGATTCTCTCCATTTCTCTTTTCATTGTTTCTGCTAATCAACCCTTGTCTTCCTTATCTTTAGGCTGTCCACATCACTGATCTCCTAATCTGTCAAACATAGAACTTCATATATTTTCTAGAACTTCTGATGTTCTTTTGATTGCATAAAAGTTGGGTCGGTTATCATGGATATAAGGTAATATAAAAATCATGAATCTAAGGATACATGATCACAGGAAACATGAAAATGACGAGTCTCTCTGAGGTCATAAAAACATTGATGGTTATGATGCAGAAATGTGATATTAGAGGTAGAGTGATTTTAGGCAGCAGTGGGACCCTTTTTTTTAGTGGCTTACTTTTTTGTTAAAAGATGAAGAGAGAAATTAAAAGGCAAACCAAAAAAGatttaagtgataaattgttgtTAATGGATAGAAGGACAGAGGAATAAGTAAGTACAGAGGAGGCAGATGTATAGAgataatctaaatttttaaaaaaaaaactgaaaataatAAAGTAGTTTGTTTTTTTTGGCAAACTAAAAAGCAAGAAAACTACAATGTATCCAAATGCACCCTTAGTTGATTGTATTCTATTTTGTCAAATTTTTTTAGTAGGAGACGACTCTAAGCTTAGCCCCCA
This genomic window contains:
- the LOC110606136 gene encoding dynamin-2A yields the protein MEAIEELGELSESMRQAAALLADEDVDEKPSSTSRRTSTFLNVVALGNVGAGKSAVLNSLIGHPVLPTGENGATRAPISIDLQKDGSLSSKSILLQIDNKSQQVSASALRHSLQERLSKGASGKSRDEIYLRLRTSTAPPLKLIDLPGLDQRIMDASMVSDYAEHNDAILLVIVPAAQASEIASSRALRVAKEYDGEGTRTVGVISKVDQAASDQKALAAVQALLLNQGPAKTADIPWVALIGQSVSIASAQSGSDSALETAWRAENESLKSILNGAPQSKLGRIALVDALAHQIRKRMKVRLPNLLSGLQGKSQIVQDELVRLGEQMVESAEGTRAIALELCREFEDKFLLHITTGEGAGWKVVASFEGNFPNRIKQLPLDRHFDINNVKRIVLEADGYQPYLISPEKGLRSLIKGVLELAKEPSRLCVDEVHRVLVEIVSASANATPSLGRYPPFKREVVAIATTALEGFKNEAKKMVVALVDMERAFVPPQHFIRLVQRRMERQRREEELKNRSSKKGHEAEQAILNRATSPQTGGNLKSMKEKSNQSEKEVQEASGLKTAGPEGEITAGFLSKKSAKNDGWSKRWFVLNEKTGKLGYTKKQEERIFRGVITLEECNIEEVPDDGEPPAKSSKDKKANGPASTAPSLVFKITSKVPYKTVLKAHSAVVLKAETMADKVEWINKISKIAQSSKGQIRNASPEGGSTSTLRQSLSDGSLDTMARRPADPEEELRWMSQEVRGYVEAVLNSLAANVPKAVVLCQVEKAKEDMLNQLYSSISAQSTARIEELLQEDQNVKRRRERYQKQSSLLSKLTRQLSIHDNQAAAASSWSNGSAESSPKTNGPSGDDWRSAFDAAANGSVDYSTSRSSSRSSSRSLSNGHSRQYNGSAQNGDISPGSNSSSRRTPIRMPPAPPSSGSSGYRF